Below is a genomic region from Fusarium oxysporum Fo47 chromosome VIII, complete sequence.
GGTGACTTACCGAATTGCTTGAGGTATTCGATTGCTCGGAGACATGATTGTCTATAAGCAACGGTTGCATCCATGAAATGCTGCtttccattctcatcaacggAGAAGCCTTCAAAGATTAGGTAGCGTGAGGGACTAAAGGTAGGGCCCATGTCGCCTGGTCTGTACACTGGACTCTTGAGGCCACGCGATTTCATGCCGCctttgatgagatcaaaCTTGATCGTGATGATGCCAGCCTAAACTGTCAGAACAGTGTTCAATGTGAATGTGTCAGGACTCACCATTTCAATGGCACCGCAGAAGCTGATTTCACCATCACCCTGACTAAAATGGAGATCTCCAACAGAAAACTTGGCTCCCTCGACATGAACGGGAAGATACGTCGTAGATCCGCGAGAAATATTGTTTATGTCACAATTTCCTCCATGTTCTGGTCGTCCAGGTATAGTCCTCGCTCCCTCTCTCGCAATCTTTGCCAAAACATCGCCTGTGGCTTTTCCACCATGTGCATTGATCTCATTCGGTGGTTGAGCTACAATCTTGGTAGAATCAGCCATTGAAGAAACGAGCTCTGCCTCTCGACGGTTCCACTCTGCGAGAATCTCGGCAGACGGGGCACAGCCTAAAATTCCGGGGTGGATTAAGCCGGGGAATCGCACTCCGGGAATATGACGGCTTGAACAGTATACGCCGTCAAAGTCCCAGATTGCTTTTGCGGCGGTGGGGTAGTGTTCATCTAGGAAGCCCCCGCCGTTGTCCTTGGCGAAGATTCCTGTGAAACCCCAGGGTGAATGCTCAAAGGGTTGGACGTCGGTTATGTTGACGACGAGTAGATCGCCGGGCTGACTGCCTTTGATGTCGAATGGGCCGGTTAGATAGTGGATTTTAGTTAGATCAACATCGCGAACATCGTCTGCGCTGTCATTGTTGCCGATTTGACCGCCTGTCCAGTCGAGACACTCTATCTTGACTGTCTCACCAGGTTCAACGGTTGCAATACTCGGGACTACAAAATTAGCGACCTCTCAATTGGGGGGATCAATTGGAGGGGACATACCATCTGGATGCCATCTATTGTGGAGATGGGGTTGTTCAGAGGCGGGTTTGTCAAAGGACACGGATTGAGCTGTACGGATCTTGCCAGGCATTGTATTGATGAGATTTAAGTTTGAGGACTATTTTTCAATTGTCTAAATTGTCTCTTCTTATAAAATCGTAACGGTTGTTGATAGATAAGAGACTATCTCGCCGCACGCCTCCGCATCTCCGCACGAGATAAGAATGATAAGCTCGTCTTGTGACATTCCTGAAAAAGCAGGTGGCTGCATTGTCACCCAAGGGCGAAACCCCGCGATTAGGAAGACGTTGGTACAGTCTGGACACTGTACGCCGCAGCCCGTATCGAGATTGGTATATGAGATGGGGGTGTCCTCGGCAAATGAGGGTGTCCAGCAGCAACCATGGACGTCAAGACTTTTTCTCTAGGAGACTTTGAGCTTCAGAATGGCAAGGTTTTGCCAAATGCGGTGATTGCGTACAAGACTTTTGGGGAGGCTGAACTTCCTGCTGTTCTCTATCCTTCTTGGTTCTCGGGTGCGATATCCGATAATGAGTGGCTTATTGGGAAAGACAAGACTCTTGATCCGGAGAGGTACTACATTATTGTAACGGCTCTTTTTGGGAATGGACAGTCTACGAGTCCGTCAAACTCGGATATCAGTCCGTTCCCTGATGTTTCTTTCTACGACAATGTCAGAGCTCAGCATCAACTGATGGGCCATCTTGGGGTGAAGCATCTACGGGCTGTTCTGGGATGGTCGATGGGTGCGGCGCAGACATTTCAATGGGCTACGCAATATCCTGAATTTATGGACATTTGTGTTCCATTCTGCGGATCAGCCAAGACGTCTCTTCACAACCAAGTCTTTCTCGAGGGTGTCAAGTCAGCGCTCCTCGCAGCAAAGGGATGCACGTCTGCAGGAAGTATCCAAGGACGTGTTGAAACAACAGACGGGACATGgactgagaaggagaaagaagtcGGTTTGAAAGCTTTTGGGAGAGGATATGCAGGCTGGGGTTTCTCTCAGGCCTTCTACCGACATGAATTGTTCAAGAAGCATTACGGTGCtgctgatcttgaagagTTTATGAAGAATTTCTGGGAGAAGTGGGCTCTTAGTAAAGACCCTGAGAATCTGCTTGTTATGCTTCAGACGTGGCAGGCGGGAGATGTGAGTAAGCAGGAGCCGTATGGTGGGGATTTTGAGAAGGCGATGAAGGGGATCAAGGCGAGGATCTTGGTTCTTCCTAGTAAGACGGATCTCTACTTTCCGTGAGTCACTCCCTCATTCTGTGGATGGCGTTGATTTCTGACTGTTTAGGCCGGAGGATTCCGAGTATGAAGTCAAGTGTATGGGGGATAATGCGAGCTTAGATGTTTACCCTTCTATTTGGGGGCATTGGGCTGGTGGACCACCTGGAAATATGGAGGATGTGAAATGGTTGGATGAGAGATTGAGAAAGGTCTTTGATGAGGCTCCTCGTAGAGATGCCAGTTGAGCGTTATAGCAGTCAATTGCAGTTTTATTGTTTACCATCTAGTCAGCTTCATTCAATTACACTACAATCCGGCCTCGTCTTCTTTCAATCAATTTCTTCCATCAACAAGTGCGTATGCACGCAGATGATGCTGGCCAAAGTTAAGCAATCATCCCAGTGCGTGCGCATAGATTCGGTTACTCCTTGAGTTGAAGGGAGACCGACACCCACAAGATCTCGTTTACGGAAGGGATGCAATCAAACCATTCTTTGGCATCTCGGAAGCCGATATCAACAAGCCTCCGAACCATCGGCGTCCCTCATCTCCCGTGCAAGATAACAACCCAATTGACCAATAAACACAATCCCGAAATCGCTTATATCTAAATGTCAAACTAAGGCGCACCTTGATAGCCTTCTACACTGTACAGAATGTTATCAATGAAACGTAAATTACTCGTCTATCTCCCGTGTTACCCCAGCTTGTCAGATTAAGGCGTTGACTAGCTTGTCAATCTAGGGCGGATGTCACGACAAGGCGGTTCTCCACACAGCCACCATCTTTGATTGCCGAGACTTTGGGACAAACTATTTTTGATCATATGAACATGTTGCACCGAACTCGTGATCTATTGGAATTCTTTCATGGGCTTGTTGGGGTTATTGTTGTGTAAGAGATAGCAAAGTTGCGGTGAACCAGGCGTACGAGTCGTAAGCACTCCTGGTCAATAGTTCTAGAAGGGATCTAGATATCGCGGGGTATGTGGATTCAACACGGGCCCAACTCCGGGCGTACCGTTAGTTCGGAATCCCCACGAGACCATTATCAATACTATCTCTTAGATTGGCAGCTATCAAGCCATCGGGCTAACGACCGGTTAGGGTATCATCGGTTGCCTGTCATTGTTCACAAAGGGCGAAGGCCGGAAGTCTTCCGGCCACGATAGTAATTCCGGCCTCAATGTATATAGACGCGATGTCTGCCAGACTCATCATCAATTATCAATTcaactcatcatcaaaatgTCTGCTGCAAACACCCTCTTCCCATACCTCCGAAAGGACCCCTCTGAGCTACCAGAGGGTGAGGACCCTTTCACCATCACAACTCGAACAGGATATCTTCCTTTTTCACTTCCTTTGAAGAAACTCCCTTCTCAATTCGATCCTGTTTCAAACCTTCTTAACGACATTCCTATCCTCAAGGAAGATGGTACTCCAGGATTGTTGGCGACATTTGCTCTTGGACCTCTGGTTGACAGTGGAGCTCTTCCTGATTTGACTTCTGAGATTGATAATCTCGTCGTTCCTGGGACGGACAAGAGAGACATGGCTGCTATTACTGCTGCCTTTAGAGATTATAGCTTCattgcttcttcttatctCCTTGAACCTTGTTGGGAGACTTATAGCAAGAGTGATGATGGCGGTTATGGACTTGGACGTCAGACACTTCCCAAGTGTATTGCTGGACCTCTTGTCAAGTGTGCCGAGATGTAAGTCTATCACTGAATCAATTGACCTCGCTGACCCGACGCCTAGTCTCGACATCCCTGCCTTCATGTCTTACGCCGCCTCCTATGCCCTCTACAACTACTGGCTCGTTCATCCCGAGCAAGGGCACGACGACTACGACAACATCCGCCTCATCCGCGCTTTCGAAAAGGGTCTTGACCCTAAGTCTTCCGAGGCtggcttcatcctcactcaCATTCACATGGTCGCTCAAACCGGTGGCCTGATTGAAGGTGCTGTTGATCTGCTGGCCGCTGTTGAGAAGGACAACAGTGCTGCGAAAATTGCCGAAGCCAAGGCTAGCTTGGAACTCATCCTCAATGCCATGCAGATCATTGAGACAAACATGGAGGGTATGTGGAGTCAATCCCTGCCCAAGGACTACATGACCTACCGAACCTTTATCTACGGCATCACCAAGCAGTCCATGTTCCCTGATGGTGTTGTCTACGAGGGACAATACGGCGACAAGCCTCAATTCTTCCGTGGAGAATCTGGTGCCAACGATGCTATTATTCCTCTCTTGGATCACATCTGCGAAATCCCCATGCCTAAGAACCCGTTGACCGACATCCTCATCGAGTTTAGAGAATATCGACCCAAACCTCACCGTGCGTTCCTCAAGTACGTCCGCGAAACAGCTTCCGAAGTCGGTGTCCGTGATTTCCTCACAAAATCCGGCGATCACGGTCTTGCGGTTCTATACCTTCGCGTCCTCGACCACATTCGAAGCTTCCGATGGCGACACTGGATGTTTACCCGCGAGTACATCATCAAGCATACTCTTCATCCTACAGCCACAGGTGGAAGTCCTATCATTACTTGGCTTCCTAACCAGCTCACTGCTGTCATGGATCTGATGGAGGAGGTTGCAAAGGGATCAGGTCTCTGGGCTGTGTTGGAGGAGGGAGTCTGGAGTGGTGGGGGATCTTTGACTCATGAGGATTATATCCTGGTCAAGAAGATTATGGATAATGTTGTTACCAAAAAGGCtcagttgaagaaggaggttgacAAGTATTGCCAGGATCGGGGTGTTTAAATAGCATGAATTAATTGTTTGTTTGACTTCAATCGTGCCTGACCTACCACCACCTCAACTGATATCGTGATAAACTGCTGACTTTACTCCGATGTCTTCGGATGGAGATGGCTTGATCAGACATCACAATTCGCTCGTGACTGAGTCTAAATAGATGACGCCAAGACTCGGCATCAAGGATCTTTCGCCGAGACTTATCTTATCGTCCATTGGCCAATCGAACGATTATATTTGCGCACCAATCACGGTCCGTCGCAGGAATTGACAATCCAGATCAAGTGACGTAGCATCTGACTTTCAGGAAAATTTGATCAACACGACGATCCAATTCCGGCAACTCCGCAGTCCGATAACATTTGAGTCATAATATTGTACTATTCATAATTTATACTATCGCTAACTTCGCTTAAGCAATTGGTTCACAAGTAAAGACACCTCGGACTTCGCCGTGACGGAACTTGAGGATCTGGAAATGTTAGCGAGGTCGCTGGAGAGTGACTGGGGAATAACTTACAATATCATCAATGGAAGCATATGTTCCACCAACGAGAACAATCATGCCGATGATGAAAATGAGTCCATTGGCAATGGAAAGAAGGAGGTTCTCCTTTGAGTGCCAAGGTCCCTTTCGGATGAGCATGAACCACATAATAGAGGGGAAGTAAAATGTGAAGCCCGAAATGAACAGAGACGAAGAAATGGACAAGAGATCATTGAAGAAGGGAATGGCCTCGGCAATGATGAAAGCCACAACCGTGATGACAGTGACAAGGACCAACCAAGTGATCCAACccatcttggtgttgatgtaGCGGATGATTGAGTTCTTGAACATACGTCCGTGGATGTAACGAGCGACAACTGTGGTGTTGATAGATccagagatgaagatgacggGAAGGGCGACACCAAAGGCGATCTTGGAGATGGTAGAGCCAGCAGACAGAAGAGCAGGCGACTTGACCTCTGAACCGACAAAGGCATAAATAAGAGCGCCAGTAAGGGTATAGATACCAATCTCAATCAGACCAAGAGCCCAGATTGACTTGACGTAGTCACGAGGAGTATGCATCTCGTCCATGAAGCTGAACTGGCACACAGCAAAGGAGTAGGCGAAGacgatgttggtgatggcgatgaaaGCGTCGGTGAAGCTGAGGTTGTCCTTGGGCCAAGCAGACCAGTCGACAGAGGACATGCCGCCTACTGAGTCGCCGGCTTGGATGCCGGTTGCGATGATTGTGATGGCGACAGCGATAGAAATGGAGACGAAGTCGATGTAACCAAGGATAGCAACCTCTGCGAATGAAGGAGGAAtagcgacgatgaggaggatgatggcaGAGACGACACCAAATACGACAGAGCATGCTCCATTGTTGGTGAGGTTCAGGAAGGCGATTGTTCCAGTGAGACAGTGAGATccgacgaggaagatgagctgaagagcaaaCATGACGCCAACCAGCTGTTCAAGTTAGTATACATCAATTGGGCATCGGGGCTTGACTAACCTCGTAACCAAACTTGCCAAACATGAGTCTACCAGCATCGGCATAATGAGAAACCTCGGGGAAAGCAAGCTTGACCTGTCCAACGACGTGCGATGTGTAGATGGCGACGAAACCAAGGCCGACAGTGAGAATGACACCAGCGACCATGCCGAGAGTGGCAAAGGCAGAAGGGAGAGATAGACATCCGAGAGCAATGGCCTCGACGATCAAGACGACTGTCAATCGCTTCCAGCCGAGACGGTGGAAGTGTGCGTTGCCTTCAGCGGCCTTTTGCTTCTCCATGTCGTTGATCTCGGCGACTTCGCCGGTTCGTGTGTCAAACATATCTGGTACTGATTCTCGACGGCTCTTTTTTGTTTCTGTTGGAGCCGTTTGGGCTGTGTTGATTTGGTCCATGATGTGTGTATGTATGTGTATGTAGTGTAAGTGATGTAAGTATATGTGTATAAGTGTATGTAGTGTAAGtgtatataagtataagcGTAGTTGAGATCTAGTGTCAAGATGAGTATAGAGAGTATGAGGAGAGGACCAGAGCAGAGAGGGAATACAGGTCTATTATAAAGACCAGATAAGCAGAGACCGAGAATGAGGCCGATCTTTGTAGTTACCAGTGGGTCGAGATAGTCCCACCATTCTTCGGAGGCGACCTACGAATCTGAACCATAGCCCACGAACCCTGTTTCTCTTACATCTTGAATTCCCTCACCAGAACCTAATACCCCAGACCCCAGACTCCTCAAACGGACTCGTTTCTCAAAAAGCTTCTCGTGGTGCCGAAACTCCGTGTCATGAGGCTCGAGCTCGTGTGCAGTGTCGCGCCTACAGTGGATCACCAAAACCTTTCGATTACATAAAGTGGATCGCAACAGAGCCTCTTGCTTGGCTGCAGCCATGTTTGCATTAGTCAATAAAACTCTCCGTCCTGGCTGCGATGATGAAAATTTGGTAATAGACGGACGGGGTTTGCGTCCCCAGAGATTACTCCGCAAAGGGGAGAGATTAAGTTGAGGAGAGGATGGGTTCCTTTACGTACGAGAATTGTTGAGAATGCGGAGCAGACGGTAGACACTGAATGTCAAGTACCGTACAGACTGAGGTTGAGACGGGAATAGGTACGGGCTTGTGACCGGCATTTCTCTGCCAAGTCGGATCCGTGGCTGTTTATCGCACGAGTGTCATACATGTCGCATCCGAAAAATTTGCAAAAATGGCTTGGCTGAATTGACGGGAAAAAATCTGCCGCCCGTCGAAATGTTCTCGAAGGTGTACTAGTCAGGGGTGGCGATTGGGGGTATGGGGAATGATAAAGGCTTGCAGGGGTGCCAAGCATTGACCATTGAGTCTTTTTTATTTCGTGGCCTCGAGATAGCGTATGTTGATGTGATTTGAAGGAGTTTAATGCATGGGAAATGTATGGTACGATATTAGGTGGAATATTCTGGCTTGAGCGTGAGGTTTCGGGGACTGAGGTATTTGGTGATCGAGGCGCGGTTAAATCACTTGACTTGGGGGGATGATCTAGCCGCTAATACGATGAACACGCGCTGTAATGCCTGATTAAAATAGGCGACTATTCAATGGCCATCACGCTCTCAGTCtgtcagtcagtcagtcatTCACTCTGTCTCTGCAAATGGCTCATCTCCTGCGAAACACTGGCTTCGGTATTCGGGGTTCTAC
It encodes:
- a CDS encoding Alpha/Beta hydrolase protein; amino-acid sequence: MDVKTFSLGDFELQNGKVLPNAVIAYKTFGEAELPAVLYPSWFSGAISDNEWLIGKDKTLDPERYYIIVTALFGNGQSTSPSNSDISPFPDVSFYDNVRAQHQLMGHLGVKHLRAVLGWSMGAAQTFQWATQYPEFMDICVPFCGSAKTSLHNQVFLEGVKSALLAAKGCTSAGSIQGRVETTDGTWTEKEKEVGLKAFGRGYAGWGFSQAFYRHELFKKHYGAADLEEFMKNFWEKWALSKDPENLLVMLQTWQAGDVSKQEPYGGDFEKAMKGIKARILVLPSKTDLYFPPEDSEYEVKCMGDNASLDVYPSIWGHWAGGPPGNMEDVKWLDERLRKVFDEAPRRDAS
- a CDS encoding transmembrane amino acid transporter protein-domain-containing protein; translated protein: MDQINTAQTAPTETKKSRRESVPDMFDTRTGEVAEINDMEKQKAAEGNAHFHRLGWKRLTVVLIVEAIALGCLSLPSAFATLGMVAGVILTVGLGFVAIYTSHVVGQVKLAFPEVSHYADAGRLMFGKFGYELVGVMFALQLIFLVGSHCLTGTIAFLNLTNNGACSVVFGVVSAIILLIVAIPPSFAEVAILGYIDFVSISIAVAITIIATGIQAGDSVGGMSSVDWSAWPKDNLSFTDAFIAITNIVFAYSFAVCQFSFMDEMHTPRDYVKSIWALGLIEIGIYTLTGALIYAFVGSEVKSPALLSAGSTISKIAFGVALPVIFISGSINTTVVARYIHGRMFKNSIIRYINTKMGWITWLVLVTVITVVAFIIAEAIPFFNDLLSISSSLFISGFTFYFPSIMWFMLIRKGPWHSKENLLLSIANGLIFIIGMIVLVGGTYASIDDIILKFRHGEVRGVFTCEPIA
- a CDS encoding Acetamidase/Formamidase, which encodes MPGKIRTAQSVSFDKPASEQPHLHNRWHPDVPSIATVEPGETVKIECLDWTGGQIGNNDSADDVRDVDLTKIHYLTGPFDIKGSQPGDLLVVNITDVQPFEHSPWGFTGIFAKDNGGGFLDEHYPTAAKAIWDFDGVYCSSRHIPGVRFPGLIHPGILGCAPSAEILAEWNRREAELVSSMADSTKIVAQPPNEINAHGGKATGDVLAKIAREGARTIPGRPEHGGNCDINNISRGSTTYLPVHVEGAKFSVGDLHFSQGDGEISFCGAIEMAGIITIKFDLIKGGMKSRGLKSPVYRPGDMGPTFSPSRYLIFEGFSVDENGKQHFMDATVAYRQSCLRAIEYLKQFGYSGEQIYLLLSCAPIRGAIAGIVDIPNACTTLGIPMDIFDFDISIESEPVARDLGACPVSK